In a single window of the Elaeis guineensis isolate ETL-2024a chromosome 4, EG11, whole genome shotgun sequence genome:
- the LOC105043265 gene encoding FAM10 family protein At4g22670, with protein sequence MDAAKVTELKLFVEQCKKNPAVLTDPSISFFRDYLESLGAKLPPAAYMPGESPRTRDAKSQMVDDMDEDLDEDDFSTKGSASVEHESDDEIVESDIELEGETVEPDNDLPQKMGDPSIEVTEESRDASQESKGKAIEAISEGKLDEAIEHLTEAILLNPTSAIMYATRASVYIKMKKPNAAIRDANAALEINPDSAKGYKSRGIALAMLGKWEEAAKDLHLASKLDYDEEISAVLKKVEPNAHKIEEHHRKYERLQKEREEKKIERERQRRRAEAQAAYEKAKMKEQSSSRPSGGMPGGFPGGMPGGFPGAMPGGVPGNIDMSKILNDPELMAAFNDPEVMAALQDVMNNPASFAKHQANPKVAPVIAKMMGKFAGSV encoded by the exons ATGGACGCGGCGAAGGTGACGGAGTTGAAGCTCTTCGTCGAACAGTGCAAGAAGAATCCGGCCGTCCTTACCGACCCTTCCATTTCCTTCTTCCGAGACTACCTCGAGAG CTTGGGCGCCAAGCTTCCTCCTGCCGCTTACATGCCCGGGGAGTCGCCCCGAACTCGGGATGCG AAAAGTCAAATGGTGGATGACATGGATGAGGATCTTGATGAAGATGATTTTAGTACAAAGGGTTCTGCTTCTGTAGAGCATGAATCTGATGATGAGATTGTTGAATCTGACATTGAACTTGAAGGAGAAACTGTAGAACCTGATAATGATCTGCCACAAAAG ATGGGAGACCCATCTATTGAGGTAACAGAAGAAAGTCGTGATGCCTCTCAAGAGTCTAAGGGAAAAGCTATAGAAGCAATTTCAGAAG GGAAGTTGGATGAGGCCATTGAGCATCTTACGGAGGCTATATTGCTGAATCCCACATCAGCAATCATGTATGCAACCAGAG CATCTGTGTATATCAAGATGAAGAAACCGAATGCTGCTATTCGTGATGCAAATGCAGCTTTAGAG ATCAACCCTGATTCTGCGAAAGGCTACAAATCCCGTGGCATAGCTTTAGCTATGCTTGGGAAATGGGAGGAAGCTGCCAAGGATCTTCACCTGGCATCGAAATTAGATTATGATGAGGAGATAAGTGCCGTGCTTAAGAAG GTTGAACCCAATGCGCACAAGATTGAAGAACATCACAGAAAATATGAAAGATTacagaaggagagagaagaaaagaaaattgagcgTGAGAGGCAGCGTCGCCGGGCAGAGGCTCAG GCGGCTTATGAGAAAGCAAAAATGAAAGAACAATCGTCAAGCAGACCATCAGGAGGTATGCCAGGAGGGTTCCCTGGAGGTATGCCTGGAGGATTCCCAGGTGCCATGCCTGGTGGTGTACCTGGAAATATTGATATGAGCAAAATTCTGAAT GATCCTGAACTAATGGCAGCTTTTAATGATCCTGAGGTCATGGCTGCTCTGCAAGATG tgatgaacaacccagcTAGTTTTGCTAAACACCAAGCCAATCCCAAAGTAGCTCCAGTTATTGCAAAGATGATGGGGAAATTTGCTGGATCGGTGTGA